The Triticum aestivum cultivar Chinese Spring chromosome 3A, IWGSC CS RefSeq v2.1, whole genome shotgun sequence genome includes a region encoding these proteins:
- the LOC123058456 gene encoding probable leucine-rich repeat receptor-like protein kinase At1g68400, translating to MALRVLFLILALLAAARASSPAASPDAASLLAFKSACAGAGRGTGTAALDSWTESTDPCSGEWCGVTCQRSSSSSATSRVRRVVLEGLGLAGHAGAIAALADLPSLSFLSLKNNTFTGSLRDVDFSPLAPHLKLLYLSGNGFSGRFPESILRLRHLRRLDLSGNRLAGTIPPEIGHRLRALVTLHLARNSFVGRVPSSLESMPKLAEFNVSGNKLSGQIPNHLAAAFPASSFLGNPELCGAPLRRRCDRQQQRVHAGGQGRRSSHDRWMVVMIMAAVGAAVATLIAAALCAVLCLKNKKSTRPRANSRTSSMSASREETVRFDGCCEEFDVRALMMGAAEMLGKGAAATTYRVVMGGQHDVGDAGVEETKGDEVVVKRLRRREGATREDEGRRRELAREMGSWRHANIVDLRAFYASEEELLLVFDYIPNGSLHSLLHENRGPARAPLDWQTRLRLAQDAAQGLAYLHGVSGSRLAHRHLTSSNILIDAGGTARVSDFALLQLLVPAPPPEKALQKQDVRDFGVILLEILTGRSPEDGNVDILRWVRTVVREEWTSEVFDVELLRTRGAEDEMVALLQVALLCAADDPRERPRMAVVSKMIEDIRDRGSKRSKCSASPSQAGCSYDSSPCASEGTTKSTTASSS from the exons ATGGCACTACGCGTGCTCTTCTTGATTCTGGCGCTCCTCGCAGCTGCCCGTGCCTCCTCCCCTGCCGCGAGCCCCGACGCGGCGTCGCTGCTCGCCTTCAAGTCGGCGTGCGCTGGAGCCGGGCGTGGCACTGGCACCGCCGCGCTCGATTCCTGGACGGAGTCCACTGACCCCTGCTCCGGCGAGTGGTGCGGCGTCACTTGCCAAaggtcgtcctcctcctccgccacTTCCCGTGTCCGTCGTGTTGTTCTCGAGGGCCTCGGCCTTGCTGGGCATGCCGGCGCCATCGCGGCGCTCGCTGATCTCCCTTCGCTCTCGTTCCTCAGCCTCAAGAACAACACTTTCACGGGATCGCTCCGTGACGTCGACTTCTCTCCCTTGGCGCCGCACCTCAAACTCCTTTACCTCTCCGGAAATGGCTTCTCCGGGCGGTTCCCTGAGTCCATCCTACGACTTCGCCATCTGCGCCGCCTAGACCTCTCCGGCAATCGACTTGCTGGCACCATTCCGCCGGAGATCGGCCATCGCCTCCGCGCGCTCGTGACACTGCATCTGGCACGCAATTCGTTCGTCGGACGCGTGCCCAGCTCTCTGGAGTCGATGCCAAAGCTAGCCGAGTTCAACGTCTCCGGTAACAAGCTCAGCGGGCAGATTCCAaaccacctcgccgcggctttccCGGCGTCATCGTTTCTGGGCAACCCCGAGCTCTGCGGTGCCCCGCTGCGCCGCCGGTGCGACAGACAGCAGCAGAGAGTGCACGCCGGCGGACAGGGGAGGAGGAGTTCCCACGACCGGTGGATGGTGGTAATGATAATGGCGGCGGTGGGCGCAGCTGTCGCCACGCTGATCGCCGCGGCACTGTGCGCCGTGCTGTGCTTGAAGAACaagaagtcgacgcggccgcgcgCCAACTCGCGCACCAGCTCGATGTCGGCGTCGCGGGAGGAGACGGTGCGCTTCGACGGGTGCTGCGAGGAGTTCGACGTGAGGGCGCTCATGATGGGAGCCGCGGAGATGCTGGGCAAAGGCGCCGCCGCGACGACATACCGCGTGGTCATGGGAGGCCAGCACGACGTGGGCGACGCCGGCGTCGAGGAGACCAAGGGCGACGAGGTGGTGGTGAAGAGGCTGAGGAGGAGAGAAGGCGCGACCCGGGAGGACGAGGGCCGGaggagggaactggcgagggagatGGGCTCGTGGCGGCACGCCAACATCGTCGACCTGCGCGCGTTCTACGCGTCGGAGGAGGAGCTTCTCCTCGTCTTCGACTACATCCCCAACGGCAGCCTCCACAGCCTCCTGCATG AGAACAGGGGACCGGCACGAGCCCCTCTGGACTGGCAGACGAGGCTGAGGCTGGCGCAGGACGCGGCGCAGGGCCTCGCCTACCTCCACGGCGTATCCGGCTCCAGGCTCGCCCACCGCCACCTCACCTCCTCCAACATCCTCATCGAcgccggcggcaccgcgcgcgtgTCCGACTTCGCGCTGCTCCAGCTGCTCGTGCCGGCGCCACCGCCAGAGAAGGCCCTGCAGAAGCAGGACGTGCGCGACTTCGGGGTCATCCTGCTGGAGATACTCACGGGCCGGTCGCCGGAGGACGGCAACGTGGACATCCTGCGGTGGGTGCGGACGGTGGTGCGGGAGGAGTGGACCTCCGAGGTGTTCGACGTGGAGCTGCTGCGGACCAGGGGCGCGGAGGACGAGATGGTGGCGCTCCTCCAGGTGGCGCTGCTCTGTGCCGCCGACGACCCGAGGGAGCGGCCGAGGATGGCTGTGGTGTCCAAGATGATCGAGGACATCAGGGACAGGGGGAGCAAGAGGAGCAAGTGCTCTGCTTCTCCATCGCAAGCTGGGTGTTCCTACGACTCGTCTCCTTGCGCGTCTGAGGGCACCACCAAGTCTACCACCGCCTCAAGCTCTTGA